The following DNA comes from cyanobiont of Ornithocercus magnificus.
TTTAGATATCTCTACCCCTTCGCCAACCTCTGACTGTAGCTTATGTCAATCCCATCTCGGAAACAGCAGACCCAGAAACGTCACCGGCGTCTACGCCGGGAACTAAGTGGCACGTCGCAGCGACCCCGATTATCAGTATTTCGCTCCAACAATCACATATATGCCCAGGTTATCGATGATAGATCGCAAAATACTCTCTGTGCAGCTTCGACCCTCGACAAAGAATTGCGTGCCAATCTCAAAGTCAATAGTAGTAGCTGCGATGCCTCTCTGGCTGTTGGCGAGCTGGTGGCTAAGCGCGCTCTCACAAAAGGTATTCAGCAGGTAGTCTTTGACCGTGGCGGCAATTTGTACCACGGTCGGGTAAAGGCTCTCGCCGATGCTGCCCGGGAAGCAGGCCTTCAATTCTAAGCTATTACTCTTAGCATGACTGACTCCAAGACCAAGACTAATTCCAGCGAAGTTCCAGCAGCTGAGAGCCAACAGGAACAACGTCGTGGAAACCGTGGTGGTGATCGCGATCGCCGTGGAAGCCGCCGCAGTGACCGGCGTAGTCAGGATCGCGACTCTGAATGGCAGGAGCGTGTGGTTCAGATCCGCCGTGTTTCTAAGACCGTAAAAGGGGGTAAGAAGATGAGCTTCCGAGCCATCGTTGTCGTTGGCAATGAACGTGGGCAAGTTGGTGTTGGTGTTGGCAAGGCCGGTGATGTAATAGGTGCTGTGCGCAAGGGCGTGGCTGATGGCAAAAAGCACCTAGTTAAGGTGCCTCTAACGCGCCACAATTCGATTCCTACGCTTTCCAATGGTCGAGATGGTGCTGCTATTGTGCTCATTCGTCCGGCAGCTCCAGGAACAGGAGTAATTGCAGGTGGATCAATTCGTACAGTGCTTGAGCTAGCTGGTATCAGAAATGTGCTAGCTAAGCGATTAGGTAGCAAAACTCCCCTGAACAATG
Coding sequences within:
- a CDS encoding 50S ribosomal protein L18; the encoded protein is MSIPSRKQQTQKRHRRLRRELSGTSQRPRLSVFRSNNHIYAQVIDDRSQNTLCAASTLDKELRANLKVNSSSCDASLAVGELVAKRALTKGIQQVVFDRGGNLYHGRVKALADAAREAGLQF
- a CDS encoding 30S ribosomal protein S5, giving the protein MTDSKTKTNSSEVPAAESQQEQRRGNRGGDRDRRGSRRSDRRSQDRDSEWQERVVQIRRVSKTVKGGKKMSFRAIVVVGNERGQVGVGVGKAGDVIGAVRKGVADGKKHLVKVPLTRHNSIPTLSNGRDGAAIVLIRPAAPGTGVIAGGSIRTVLELAGIRNVLAKRLGSKTPLNNARAAILALSALRTHKEAAKERGISLEQIYC